The genomic stretch TTCTCCATGTAGTCGGTCCATGCGGGACAGCAGCTGGTTATCTGGGGCAGTGTTCCGCCCTCAGTCAGGCGTTTTACAAGCTCCGTACCCTCTTCCATTATGGTGAGGTCCGCAGAGAAGTTTGTATCGAAAACTGCGTCCACACCGATCATACGCAGGGCGGCGTAAATCTTGCCTGTGCTTATGGTACCGGGCTCCATACCGAAGGCTTCGCCGATGGCCACCCGCACGGCAGGAGCGATCTGGACGGCCACATGCTTTTCCGGGTCCCGGATGGCCCGCATGAAAGTACGCGTTTCGTCTTTTTCATAGATAGCACCGACAGGACAGTGGGCAGAGCACTGTCCGCATTTTATACAGGGAGTCTCGTTCAGGAGCACATCCCCTGCACCGGCCATTCGGGTATCATCTCCCCGACCGATAAACTCCAGAGCCCAGACATCCTGCATCTGCTGGCATACGTTTACACAACGGCCGCATTTAATACATTTTTCAGGATTCAGGATTATCGATGGGGTTGAATCATCGAGGGGTATTTCGGGCACACGGGATTCAAAGGGAACATCCCGGATACCAAAGTCCGCCGCCAGGGTCTGCAGTTCGCAGTTACCGTTTCTGGGACAGCTCAGGCAGTCATTGGGATGAGTAGACATGATCAGCTGTATTACCGTACGCCGAATCTCGTAGAGTTCCGGATCGTGAGTAATAATCTTCATTCCATCCTGCACCTGAGTAGCACAGGCCCTGAAGAGCTTGGGGGAACCCTCCACCTTGACAACACATATTCCACAAGCCGCCCAGGCAGGAAGGTCGGCATGGTAGCAGAGAGTCGGGATCTTTATTCCCACCATCTTAGCTGCTTTCAGAATAGTCGTTCCCTTCGCAACCTCGAGGGGTAAGCCGTTAACCTTTATATTTACCATAGTACTGTTCTTCTCCTTATTCTCGCCGGGTATCCTAGACCTTCAGCACCGCATCGAATTTACATACCGCAAAACATTCGCCGCATTTAATACACTGACTCTGGTCAATCTCGTGGGGTGCGCGCTTTTCTCCGCTTATGCAGTTTACCGGGCAGCGGCGGGCACACAAACCACAACCGATACACTTCTCAGGATCAATTTCAAATCGAATCAGCTGCTTACACTTCCCGGCAGGACATGTTTTGTCATCAATGTGGGCCTTATATTCGTCAAGAAAGTATCTTATCGTCGATAAAGTCGGATTCGGAGCTGTCTGCCCCAGGCCGCAGAGGGAGGCCCGCTTCATGGCTGTACCAATTGTTTCCAGCTTTTCAAGGTCCTCCATCTCGCCCTGTCCCTTGGTAATCTTGTCCAGAATGTCATACATGGTCTTACCGCCGACCCGACAGGGGGCACATTTTCCGCAGGACTCTTCTACACAGAAACCAAGGTAGAACTTGGCGACATCCACCATACAGTCGTCTTCGTTCATGACAATAAGACCGCCGGACCCCATCATGGATCCAAGCTTGATCAGGTTATCGTAGTCAATAGGGGTGTCAAGGTAATCATCCTTGATGACTCCCCCCGAAGGACCACCGGTCTGGGCAGCCTTGAACTTTTTACCGTCCTTTATACCGCCGCCAATATCGAAAATGATCTCCCGCAGGGTGGTTCCCATGGGAACTTCCACAAGGCCGGAGTTATTGATCTTTCCGGTAAGGGCAAAAACCTTGGTTCCCGTAGAACCTTCGGTACCGATCTTGGAAAACCAGTCACCGCCCCGCATAATAATGACCGGGATATTAGCCCAGGTTTCTACATTGTTGATTACCGTCGGCTTGCCCCAGATACCCTGCACTGCGGGAAAGGGAGGACGCACCCTGGGCATACCCCGCTCACCCTCAAGAGAAGCTATAAGAGCGGTCTCTTCGCCGCAGACAAAGGCACCGGCACCAAGTCGGATCTCGATGTCAAAGTTAAAACCGCTTCCCAGGATATCATCCCCCAGCAGGTTCATATCCCGCGCCTGCTGCATGGCAGTTTTCAGACGTTTTATCGCCAGAGGATACTCGGCCCGGATGTAGATATAACCTTTGCCGGCACCAACTGCTTTTCCGGCAATAGTCATGGCCTCGAGGACCGAGTGCGGATCACCTTCCAGGGTTGACCGGTCCATATAGGCACCTGGGTCGCCCTCGTCGGCGTTACAGGCAATGTACTTTTCGGGATCCTCCACGTCTTTGGTGAACTTCCACTTCATCCAGGTCGGGAACCCTGCTCCGCCGCGACCCCGCAGTTTTGATTTCTTGAGTTCCTCAAGAACATCATCGGATGTCATTTCAAAGAGGACCTTTTCAAGAGCCGCATAGCCGTCCCTGGCAATATATTCGTTTATATCATCAGGGTTTATAAAACCGCAGTTTCTCAGGACAATCCGGAACTGCTTCTGATAAAACTCGATGTCCTCAACGCCGGTACGGCTCATGCTTAAAGATTTATCGTAAAGCAGCCGGGTAACTTCACGCCCCTTTACCAGATGTTCGGCAACAATCTCTTTGGCGTCTGCCGGCTTGACCTGAACATAAAAAGACTCGTCTGGTAAAACTTTAACGATGGGGCCCTGTTCACAAAAACCAAAACAGCCGGTTTTCAGGATCTGGACCTCTTCGCGAATTCCTGCATTTTCAGCTTCATGGATAAGGTTCCGGAAAATATCGTCGGCCTTCGCAGATTCACATCCGGTACCGCCGCAGACAAGTACATAGTGTTTGAAGCTCATCCTATTTTTCCCCCTTCTCGATGATGTCGACAGCGGGCCGGTCAAAGATATGATCATTAACCAGTTCATTTGCCATTATGTGTTTATGCACGATCTTACGGGCTACCACGTCGTTGACATTACCATAAATTACCGTTGGCATCCCGGGCATTATGACCTCAACCGTCGGTTCGGCATGGCATAATCCAAGGCAGCCGGTCTGTTTGACAACAACATCGGTAACATTATTATCTTCAAGTTCGCTCAAAAAGGCCGCGTGGGTCTTTCGGGCCCCGGCGGCAATACCACAGGTTCCGCCCCCCACAATTATCTGGATGCTTTTTCCGGAAACATCCCGTCTGTCCATCTCTTTCTTCTTTTGCTCCCGAAGGGTGCGTAGCTCTTCCAAAGTCATGGTACCGCTCCTTATTTCTCTTTACCTTGTATCTCTTCTTCGTGGGACGCCATATAGCGGCGTACCAGGTTCTGGGAGACAACGCTTTCCAGTTCTCCCAGCGCATCTATCAGTTCCGACCGCGTGACCCGGTAATTCCGTTCTCCGGAACCATCGGTCACACCATGCAGCAAAACGGCTTCGTACTCTTTTGATTTAAGTACGGCGTCGGCGAAGGTCTCAGCCAAATCCCCAATGGGAGGAGTATCAATATGATCAGTGGGAAAAGTGAAGGAGACATCCGTTCCTTTTCCCGGAACTGATTCAATGCTGAATTTTCCGCCGCACTGTTCAATCGCATGTATTAAAAACGGAATTCCCAAACCGACCTTCCGTCCGGGGTGCTTTATTCCATCAGTGTAATAAGGGTCCCGAATCCTGCACAACAGCTCATCATCCATTCCTGTGCCGTTGTCCCGTACGGATACCAAAATATTTTTATCCGATTCCAGGAATTCCACCTCTACCAGGCTTGCGTCTGCTTCGAGGGAATTGTCCACCAAATCGATGATAAAATCACCGACGGAAAAATGCATCAGGCATTCCGAAACTGGGCGATCACATCGGGCAAAACATCCTTGGTGACCTTGCCGAAGACCTCTTCACCGACGACCATTACTGGTGCCAGCCCGCAGCAGCCAACACAGCGTACTGCTTCGATCGAGAATTCCCCATCGTCGGTAACCTGGTTTACACCAATACCAAGCAGGTTTTCGAGTTCCTGGAGTAGATCCTCCCCGCCTTTCAGATAGCAGGCAGTCCCCATACACACCTGAATATTGTGCCGTCCCGGCTTATTCAGCTTGAAAAAATGATAAAACGTCACGACCCCGTAGATTTTCGCCAATGGAACATCGATCAGTTCCGCGACCTTCATAGCCGCCTGACGCGGGATAAACCCGAACTCTTCCTGAACTCTATGCAGGATCATAATCAGGTTCCCTGGTTTTTCTTTCCATTCCTCGATAAACTTCAACAGTTCGGAGGAGAACTGGATATCCGTCACCATTTGAGTAGACATGCAACCTCCCTTGTCATACAATTGCAGTGTTAGCCTAGCACTTGGCAGTGTATCGAGATGAGGCTTTCGTGACAAGTATTTGTTATGCCGGAGGAGCAAAATATTGCGATTTTTGTATAAATAATCTTGCCAGGAACACAGTTTTTAAGTAACTTAACCCAGTTTATGTGAACTGTTTCACTTTATTGAGAAGGTATTATGAATAAAGAACTTATACTGCGATTGACGAAATACAAACGGATACTCAACAAGCTGAAAGCCCTGGGTCTTGAGCGGGTTTTCTCCAATAATCTGGGCGACGCTATCGGGGTATCCCCGGCTCTGGTGCGGAAAGATTTTTCCAATCTTAGTCTGCCTGGAAACAAACGCGGGGGCTACAATATTGATGATCTGACCGAAAGGCTTGACCGCGTACTGGGATACGATGAAAATCAGAACGTTATTATCGTGGGCTGCGGACGCATAGGAACCGCTCTGATGCGTTTTGACGAGTTTCATCACGAAGGAATACGCATCAAGGCCGGCTTTGACGCTGCCCCGGAGCATGTTGACAACTCTACGGAAATTCCCGTGTATCCTCTGGAGAAGCTCCCTGAGTTCGTAAAGGAAAATGACATACGGGTCGGGATTATCGCTGTTCCCGACAATGCCGCCTCTCAGGTCTTTGATTTAATGGTTACCTCCGGCATCAAGGGCATCCTGAATTTTGCTGCTGTCGAACTGAAATGCGCCGCCATAGAAAAGGATTGTCCGGCAAACTGCACGGTACACAATGTAAACATCGGGCTGGAAATCGAGCACCTTTTTTATCAGCTTAATCTGACCGAATCCGGTATTGGCTGCGAGGACTCCTCGGACTAACGGAAACACAGGTGGAGATGGCCCAGATTTATCTGATTGCAGCAATTACAGCCGCCGCGTTTTTTGCTGTAGTGACCCTTATTCTGCTTTTTCAGCTGAGGGAACGGAACAGGGAAACATCCATGCCTTCAGAGTTCATGGCGAAGATGGACCGCATCGATACAATCGCCCGGGAAATGGAAACATTAACCCGGGCTTTTCTTGTTCCCAGGACCCGGGGAGGAATGGGAGAACAGCTGCTGGAAGACCTGCTTAAAGCCTGGCTCCCGCCCCAGTATATCCTGCTGCAGCACCGATTCAACAACGGCGCCAGGGTGGATGCGGCGGTCAAGGTAGGAGACCGGATTGTCTCCATCGATGCCAAGTTCCCCTACGAAAGCATTGCCCCTCTTCTGGACAAAGAGAACAGCGGCTCAAACAAGACCCGGGCCGGAGAACTGCGAAGGATCTTCTGTGGATACGTGGACGACATTGCAGCAAAGTACATCCGTCCGGAAGAAAAAACCTTTCATTTTGCCCTGCTGTATATCCCTTCCGAGAACCTTTACTACCGGGCCTTTATTGAAGAACAGAGCGGGCTGATGGATTACGCTCTGAAGCAGAGCGTCGTCCCCGTAAGTCCCGGCAGCTTGTTCATCTATCTGCAGACAATCGCCGTGGGACTTAAAGGCTTTGCCCTCTCGAAGCATCAAAAGGAGCTGATGGAAACCCTTTACACGCTGCAGCGGGACTTCCGTTCCTTCGCCAAGAGCTACACGGTAACCGGGACACAGCTGAGAAATGCAGCGAGAAACTTCGAAGATTCCCTGGGATCTTTTGTACGGCTGGAATCGACTCTGGAACGCCTGATAGACAAGGGTCCGGAGAACAGGCCGGAGGACACATAGGCCCGGTACAGGTTATGCCCGGGGCTTACCTTTCTTCCAGCACAATGAGCAGCGGCAGGTGATCGGAGTACCCGGTCATGGTTTTCGCGCTGTAAGCCAGGGGTGTTCCGTATGCATTCAGCAGCAGCGGATCATCGATTAATATGCATTCAGCAACATCCCAGCCCGACCCGTCTGCAAGCTCGCGGTTCCAGAAAAAGTGGTCAATCCGTTCCCAGGCTCCTCCGTAAAAATAGCTGCCTCCGTTTTCTTTTTCTGACCAGAAAGAGTATAGGCGGGCTTCGGTGGCTGCAGATTCTTCCGGTGGATTCTGGAAAACACTCAGCACAGGAGGAAATCCTGCCTCATCGCCAGGACCAAGAGCTGCAGGGTACTCCCGTCCTTCCTCCCAGGGGTCCTCGTTAAAATCTCCTGCGAGGATAATATTCAAGCCGGTATGTGTTTCGCGCAGTTCTTCAATTCTCCGCCTTATCAGCAGGGCAGAGCGGATACGCTCGGGTTCTGTCGCTTCGGCCCCGCCAAGACGGGATTTCCAGTGGTTATTCAGGAGAACGATCCGTTCTTCACCGTACTGAATACTTACTTCCAGAATGTTTCGTTCTGTATCGTTCCCTCCCGGCCGATGAACCAGGACATTTTCAACCGGTACCCGGGAGATAATCCCGGTCTGGGCAGCAGCTCCCCGGGCTTTAGGTGCGGCATAAAAATCATAGCCTCCCAGAGGCAGGAAATCCCGGGCCAGGCGCTCCAGTGTACCGCGGTTCTCTACCTCCTGTAGCAACAGAATGTCAGGTTCCCGCGGGGCTTTGCGAATTGCCTCTGCCAGAGCGGCGAGTTTTCCAAGATATGTCTCGTTGTTCCATGTGCCTGAGGAAGGATCATACTCGGGATACTCGGTTCCCTGATCGACGTCATCGAAGAGGTTCTGACAATTATAACTTAAAATGACAAGCCGGCTGCCGCCATCTCCAAAAGGATCCATGGGACAGCCGGCACATCCGGCAAAAACACATACGATTACAAGTGATACCCAGCGTGAATCCGGTTTCACGGCGTTACCTCCATACGGTAGTACCGCGAAAAGCCTCCAGGGCTTCAGATGTCAGTCCTGTTTCTTCACATATTCGTTAACAGCGGCTACCTCGTCGATCTTCCCCGCTTCCGGCGTGAAGGTAGTTCCGGTTATTCCTTCATAAGCTCCTACGTAGCGCCGGGCTGTCTCCAGTCGAACTTCATCCGGAATATCGGGAGCTTTCCCGTCACCCATAAAACCCTTCTCGATCAGCCATTGCCGCAGGTACTCCTTATCCAGCTTGTGGGGGCCATTGCCAGTCTTGAACTGCTGTTCATAGGAGTCGGCAAACCAGAACCGGCTTGAATCGGGGGTATGCACCTCATCTACAAGATGGACCTGTCCGTTCAGGATGCCGAATTCGTACTTGGTATCCACCAGAATAAGTCCCTGTCGTACACAGTCTTCGGTGCCGCGGCGAAACAGGTCCACTGCGGCCTTCTGCACTGTCTCCCAAATGCCGGGATCCACCAGCTTCTGACGGATAATCTCTTCTGAAGAAATGGGTTCATCATGCAGCCCCTGCTCAGCCTTTGTGGAAGGGGTTATCAGAGGCGTTTCAAAGCGCTGGTTCATCTGCATCCCGGCGGGCAGCTCGATTCCCGAGACAGATTTACCGGCTTTGTAATCCCGCCAGGCGGAACCGGTAAGATATCCACGGACGACAACCTCTACAGGCAGCATTTCACATTTCCGTACCGCCACAGTTCTGGGAGTAACACTCTCGATTATATGATTTGGAATGATGTCATCAGTACGGGAAAACCAGTGCAGCGCGACCTTGTTCAGGACCTCGCCCTTACAGGGAATGGTCGATAAAACCTTGTCGAAAGCCGAGATACGGTCCGAGGTAGAGATTACCAGGGTATCTCCAAGATCGATAATATCCCGGACCTTACCGCTGATCACCGTACTGCCGCAAGGCAGGGTCTCCGGCAGGCCCTTGAAAGTCCGTTTGATTTCATGGTCCAGGAAAGGATACGCCATATTATTTCCCCAGTTCTGAACGGTTGGCGACAATGCGCTGTATCAGGCCATACTCTTCGGCCTCGCCGGCATTCATCCAGAAATCCCGGTCAGTATCTTTTTCTACCTTCGAGATATCCTGACCGGTCTCGTCGGAGATCAGCTTGTTGATCTTTTCTTTGAGTTTTTCGATCTCCTTGGCATGGATCTCGATTTCTGTAGCCACCCCGCGGACACCGCTTAAGGGCTGATGGATAAGATAGTGGGAGTTGGGAAGCCCCAGACGTCTCTCCCTGGGAGCCGCAAGCAGGATAAGGGCTCCGGCGCTGGCGACCAGGCCCATGCCGATGGTATACACCTTGGGAGAGACAAAACGAATCATATCAAAAATTGCATACCCCGCATCGGCATCTCCGCCGGGGGAGTCGATAAAAACACGAATCGGATCGTCTCCTTCGGTTTCCAGTAAAAGAAGCTGTCGGATTACCCGCTCGGCAAGCTCCTTATTGACCTCTCCCGAGAGCAGAATGTTCCGGGTTTTCAACATCCGCTCGATCAAGGGTTCCGTGGTTTTCTGTTTATCCTGTTCGTTATTCTCTTCGAGACGCATTATTCTCTCCTAATAAAAACTCCACACCATGGTGGACTATATACATACTACCGTAAAGCACCTATTGTCAATCGAAGATAACTAAGAGTAGGATTACAGCCATGAAAGCAGCCTTTGCGGCCATTATCGGACGCCCCTCTGTCGGAAAATCTACATTACTCAACACATTATGCGGAAACAAGGTTTCCATTGTTGCTCCCACACCTCAGACTACCCGTAATACAATTCGGGGCATCCATTCTGATGAGCGGGGGCAGATAGTGTTTCTGGATACCCCCGGATTTCATGATTCGGAAAAAAAGATGAACCGTTATTTAAAGGAAAACGCCCTCTCTGCTCTGGAAGAGATTGATCTGGTGCTCTACATGATCGACCCCACGCGGCCCGCGGGGAGTGAAGAAAAGACCCTCATGGGTCTTCTGGCCTCTCGGCGGGAGACGACCATTGCGATAATCAACAAGGCGGACATGCGGGGGGCAAAGATAGATCAGATTTCTGAGCTCGTCCGCAGCGAACTTGATCCCGCTGAGATTCTGGTGGTTTCGGCCCGCACTGGAGAGGGTACGGATAAACTGCTGGAGATACTGTATCAGCACTCCCCGGCGGGAGACCCCTTCTATCCCACGGAATACTATACCGACCAGCAGCCCTCCTTTCGGGCAGCGGAGATTATTCGGGAATGGGCGGTGAACCGGGTCAGCCAGGAAATACCCCACGCCATCTACGTGGAAATCGCCGACATGGAAGAACGGGAGGTAACCACCGCTGCCGGAGAAACCCGCTTTAAACTCTGGATACGTGCTTTTCTTGTAGTGGAACGGGAAAGCCAGAAGGGTATTTTAGTCGGAAAGAAGGGCAAACTTATTACGGAAATCCGCAAGGGGGCCCGAAAGGACCTGGAAAAGATATTTCCCCACCGCATCGACCTGGATCTTCGGGTCAAGGTTAATCCAAAATGGCGGAACAAGGACCCTCTTTTAAAAAGACTCCTCTCGTAAAATCAAACTTCCACTATTCTCATGTTTCCCGTGGTCCGGGAGTCAAAATACACGTATATTCTCCGTATAGAGTATAGACACCGACCGGCTGCGTCCGGGAGGGGCTTCCAACACGGCTGATGTTCGGTGGAGGAGGAAAAATATGGCGGTTATTTGCATATCCCGGGAACTCGCCGCCAACGGCGAAGAAACTGCCAGGGAGCTTACGAAAATCGGCGGATACCGTTACATCGAAAGTAATCACATCGAATCCCGTATGACAGAAATGAAGATCGATCATCAGGATATCCGGCACTTCGACGAACGCAAACCGGGCCCCTTAAGCCTGCTTCCTGAACGGCGTTTACGGTTTTTGCAAGTCCTCAAGGAGATCATCTATGAGGAAGCTTCACGAGGAAACTGCATTATCCTTGGAAGAGGGGCCGGGGCACTATTGAGGGGGATTCCGGGAGTTATCTCGGTCTGTCTTGTGGCACCCCGGGAGCTCCGGGTACACCGAATAAAGCTTGCCCACAGCTGTGATGAAAGAACGGCGGAGCATCAAATCCGTCAAAGCGATCACGACAGAAGGGGATTCCTGAAATACTTTTTCGATCTGGACTGGCACAATGGCGAGAACTACGATCTGACAATCAACACCGGAGCAATCAACCCCAAAGACACAGCCGCTCTTATTGATTCGTTTCGGGGTTTTGCTGTCAGCTCTGCGGATGAAAAACGCGGTATTCAGATGCTTAAGGAACTGAGAATCCAGTCAGCCGTAATGGCCGAGATTCTCTACGCCCGGAAACTCCGCGTGCAGGGATTTTCTGCCACCATGAAGAACGGCAGACTGACCCTGAGCGGTATTGCCGGTTCCAGGGAGGAATCTCAGGCCGCGGAGACAGCCGCGCGGAGCATTGAAGGCGTTGAAATGCTGGACAATCAGATCGCGGTTTTGCCTCACGCTTCAGCCAGCTGATCTGCAGGGATGTCCTTGCATAAAGCCCCGGAGGATCCCCCCCCATTCTATTCAAAAAGGAATTGCCAGGAAACTGCCGTCTCTACCATGGTTTCCGCTGAGTCGAAGAACTGTACTCCGGATTTTTCAAATCGGACCTTAACAACTTTACCGAAACTCCTGGGGACCCTCACCACACCCTGGATATAGGGGATAGTAAGGGCCTGTTTCTGCTTCAGTCGTACAGACGTGGGGATTCCCTGTTCGGTGAGAAGGTTTTTCCGGGCGGAGGTCTTCAGCCCCTCGGCAAAAAAAGAACAGACATCCTCGAGGCCCAGGCAGCGTGTCCTGCCGTTCCAGGGAGCCTGGTGCCGGCTGCAATTCTCCATCCATAGTACCGTAGAGTTCAGTATCGCCGGATTCTTGAGAGCGAACCAGAGGTAACCCTCCGATGCCGCAGTGGCACTGGTCCATACAGGTTTTTCCTTAGCTTTCGGCTTCCGCTGAAAGATCTGGAGGATATCCCCGAACCCCTCCCTGGCGGGAAAAATTGAACAGTCAGAAAAGGGCTCCTCCTTCCAGATAGTCGGGACTTTTTCAATCCGGGAAAACCGGCTACCCGGCGCCAGGGAGTAATACTCCCTGGCACTGTAGGCCGCGGAAGATCTGGGTGCAACCATGCCAAACTGAATCGGACTATGACCGATCAGAAAAGGCCCCTGCGCGGAAGGATCAAGAATGGCGTGGT from Marispirochaeta sp. encodes the following:
- a CDS encoding NADH-dependent [FeFe] hydrogenase, group A6 — protein: MVNIKVNGLPLEVAKGTTILKAAKMVGIKIPTLCYHADLPAWAACGICVVKVEGSPKLFRACATQVQDGMKIITHDPELYEIRRTVIQLIMSTHPNDCLSCPRNGNCELQTLAADFGIRDVPFESRVPEIPLDDSTPSIILNPEKCIKCGRCVNVCQQMQDVWALEFIGRGDDTRMAGAGDVLLNETPCIKCGQCSAHCPVGAIYEKDETRTFMRAIRDPEKHVAVQIAPAVRVAIGEAFGMEPGTISTGKIYAALRMIGVDAVFDTNFSADLTIMEEGTELVKRLTEGGTLPQITSCCPAWTDYMEKYFPDMIPHFSTAKSPMMMQGAITKTYYAERAGIDPKNIYSAAIMPCTAKKFEITRCEKMYSSGHQDVDLVLTTRELARLIKALGIDFLSLPDEAADSPIGRYSGAGTIFGNTGGVMEAAVRTAYNLVTGKEIDDVNVNAVRGMDGVRRGEVDIDGTKVRVAVAHGMANVRDVMKEIQAARDKGEEPPYHFIEVMACRGGCIAGGGQPYNTTDDVREKRIAGIYKDDESSVIRCSHQNPEIKQIYKEFLGKPLSKKAHELLHTNYVPKPLYRK
- a CDS encoding NADH-quinone oxidoreductase subunit NuoF; amino-acid sequence: MSFKHYVLVCGGTGCESAKADDIFRNLIHEAENAGIREEVQILKTGCFGFCEQGPIVKVLPDESFYVQVKPADAKEIVAEHLVKGREVTRLLYDKSLSMSRTGVEDIEFYQKQFRIVLRNCGFINPDDINEYIARDGYAALEKVLFEMTSDDVLEELKKSKLRGRGGAGFPTWMKWKFTKDVEDPEKYIACNADEGDPGAYMDRSTLEGDPHSVLEAMTIAGKAVGAGKGYIYIRAEYPLAIKRLKTAMQQARDMNLLGDDILGSGFNFDIEIRLGAGAFVCGEETALIASLEGERGMPRVRPPFPAVQGIWGKPTVINNVETWANIPVIIMRGGDWFSKIGTEGSTGTKVFALTGKINNSGLVEVPMGTTLREIIFDIGGGIKDGKKFKAAQTGGPSGGVIKDDYLDTPIDYDNLIKLGSMMGSGGLIVMNEDDCMVDVAKFYLGFCVEESCGKCAPCRVGGKTMYDILDKITKGQGEMEDLEKLETIGTAMKRASLCGLGQTAPNPTLSTIRYFLDEYKAHIDDKTCPAGKCKQLIRFEIDPEKCIGCGLCARRCPVNCISGEKRAPHEIDQSQCIKCGECFAVCKFDAVLKV
- a CDS encoding (2Fe-2S) ferredoxin domain-containing protein, which gives rise to MTLEELRTLREQKKKEMDRRDVSGKSIQIIVGGGTCGIAAGARKTHAAFLSELEDNNVTDVVVKQTGCLGLCHAEPTVEVIMPGMPTVIYGNVNDVVARKIVHKHIMANELVNDHIFDRPAVDIIEKGEK
- a CDS encoding sensor histidine kinase: MHFSVGDFIIDLVDNSLEADASLVEVEFLESDKNILVSVRDNGTGMDDELLCRIRDPYYTDGIKHPGRKVGLGIPFLIHAIEQCGGKFSIESVPGKGTDVSFTFPTDHIDTPPIGDLAETFADAVLKSKEYEAVLLHGVTDGSGERNYRVTRSELIDALGELESVVSQNLVRRYMASHEEEIQGKEK
- a CDS encoding NAD(P)H-dependent oxidoreductase subunit E, translated to MSTQMVTDIQFSSELLKFIEEWKEKPGNLIMILHRVQEEFGFIPRQAAMKVAELIDVPLAKIYGVVTFYHFFKLNKPGRHNIQVCMGTACYLKGGEDLLQELENLLGIGVNQVTDDGEFSIEAVRCVGCCGLAPVMVVGEEVFGKVTKDVLPDVIAQFRNA
- a CDS encoding redox-sensing transcriptional repressor Rex; amino-acid sequence: MNKELILRLTKYKRILNKLKALGLERVFSNNLGDAIGVSPALVRKDFSNLSLPGNKRGGYNIDDLTERLDRVLGYDENQNVIIVGCGRIGTALMRFDEFHHEGIRIKAGFDAAPEHVDNSTEIPVYPLEKLPEFVKENDIRVGIIAVPDNAASQVFDLMVTSGIKGILNFAAVELKCAAIEKDCPANCTVHNVNIGLEIEHLFYQLNLTESGIGCEDSSD
- the rmuC gene encoding DNA recombination protein RmuC gives rise to the protein MAQIYLIAAITAAAFFAVVTLILLFQLRERNRETSMPSEFMAKMDRIDTIAREMETLTRAFLVPRTRGGMGEQLLEDLLKAWLPPQYILLQHRFNNGARVDAAVKVGDRIVSIDAKFPYESIAPLLDKENSGSNKTRAGELRRIFCGYVDDIAAKYIRPEEKTFHFALLYIPSENLYYRAFIEEQSGLMDYALKQSVVPVSPGSLFIYLQTIAVGLKGFALSKHQKELMETLYTLQRDFRSFAKSYTVTGTQLRNAARNFEDSLGSFVRLESTLERLIDKGPENRPEDT
- a CDS encoding endonuclease/exonuclease/phosphatase family protein, whose translation is MKPDSRWVSLVIVCVFAGCAGCPMDPFGDGGSRLVILSYNCQNLFDDVDQGTEYPEYDPSSGTWNNETYLGKLAALAEAIRKAPREPDILLLQEVENRGTLERLARDFLPLGGYDFYAAPKARGAAAQTGIISRVPVENVLVHRPGGNDTERNILEVSIQYGEERIVLLNNHWKSRLGGAEATEPERIRSALLIRRRIEELRETHTGLNIILAGDFNEDPWEEGREYPAALGPGDEAGFPPVLSVFQNPPEESAATEARLYSFWSEKENGGSYFYGGAWERIDHFFWNRELADGSGWDVAECILIDDPLLLNAYGTPLAYSAKTMTGYSDHLPLLIVLEER
- a CDS encoding phosphoribosylaminoimidazolesuccinocarboxamide synthase, which gives rise to MAYPFLDHEIKRTFKGLPETLPCGSTVISGKVRDIIDLGDTLVISTSDRISAFDKVLSTIPCKGEVLNKVALHWFSRTDDIIPNHIIESVTPRTVAVRKCEMLPVEVVVRGYLTGSAWRDYKAGKSVSGIELPAGMQMNQRFETPLITPSTKAEQGLHDEPISSEEIIRQKLVDPGIWETVQKAAVDLFRRGTEDCVRQGLILVDTKYEFGILNGQVHLVDEVHTPDSSRFWFADSYEQQFKTGNGPHKLDKEYLRQWLIEKGFMGDGKAPDIPDEVRLETARRYVGAYEGITGTTFTPEAGKIDEVAAVNEYVKKQD
- a CDS encoding ATP-dependent Clp protease proteolytic subunit, which produces MRLEENNEQDKQKTTEPLIERMLKTRNILLSGEVNKELAERVIRQLLLLETEGDDPIRVFIDSPGGDADAGYAIFDMIRFVSPKVYTIGMGLVASAGALILLAAPRERRLGLPNSHYLIHQPLSGVRGVATEIEIHAKEIEKLKEKINKLISDETGQDISKVEKDTDRDFWMNAGEAEEYGLIQRIVANRSELGK
- the era gene encoding GTPase Era: MKAAFAAIIGRPSVGKSTLLNTLCGNKVSIVAPTPQTTRNTIRGIHSDERGQIVFLDTPGFHDSEKKMNRYLKENALSALEEIDLVLYMIDPTRPAGSEEKTLMGLLASRRETTIAIINKADMRGAKIDQISELVRSELDPAEILVVSARTGEGTDKLLEILYQHSPAGDPFYPTEYYTDQQPSFRAAEIIREWAVNRVSQEIPHAIYVEIADMEEREVTTAAGETRFKLWIRAFLVVERESQKGILVGKKGKLITEIRKGARKDLEKIFPHRIDLDLRVKVNPKWRNKDPLLKRLLS
- a CDS encoding cytidylate kinase family protein, which produces MAVICISRELAANGEETARELTKIGGYRYIESNHIESRMTEMKIDHQDIRHFDERKPGPLSLLPERRLRFLQVLKEIIYEEASRGNCIILGRGAGALLRGIPGVISVCLVAPRELRVHRIKLAHSCDERTAEHQIRQSDHDRRGFLKYFFDLDWHNGENYDLTINTGAINPKDTAALIDSFRGFAVSSADEKRGIQMLKELRIQSAVMAEILYARKLRVQGFSATMKNGRLTLSGIAGSREESQAAETAARSIEGVEMLDNQIAVLPHASAS